The genomic DNA GCGGCCGTGGCCGAGCGCCTGGCCACCCGCAACCCGGTCTTCCGGACCACGGTCGGCGTCAACATCGGCAAGACCAAGGTCGTGCCCGAGACCGAAGCCGTCGGCGACTACGTGAAGTCGACCGAACGGCTCGCCCGCCACGCCGACTACCTCGTCGTCAACGTCTCCTCGCCCAACACGCCCGGCCTGCGCAACCTCCAGGCCACCGAGGCCCTGCGCCCGCTGCTCACCGCCGTGCGCGAGGCGGCCGACCGGACCGTCACCGACCGCCGGGTCCCGCTCCTCGTCAAGATCGCCCCTGATCTCGCGGACGAGGACGTCGACGCGGTCGCCGACCTCGCGGTCGAGCTGGGCCTGGACGGCATCATCGCCACCAACACCACCATCGCCCGCGACGGCCTCGGACTGAAGTCCTCGCCGTCGCTGGTCAAGGAGACCGGCGGACTCTCCGGCGCGCCCCTCAAGGCGCGCTCCCTGGAGGTCCTGCAGCGGCTCTACGCACGCGTCGGCGACGAGATCACCCTCGTGGGCGTCGGCGGCATCGAGACCGCCGAGGACGCCTGGCAGCGCATCCTCGCCGGCGCCACCCTCGTCCAGGGCTACAGCGCCTTCATCTACGAGGGGCCGTTCTACGCCCGCGCGATCCACAAGGGCCTTGCCGCGCGCCTCGCCGCCTCCCCGTACGCCACCCTCGCCGAGGCCGTCGGCGCCGACACCCGGAAGGTCATGAAGTGACCCCTGAACCCTTCGGCGCGCGTCTGCGCCACGCCATGGACACCCGCGGGCCGCTCTGCGTCGGCATCGACCCGCACGCCTCGCTGCTCACCGCCTGGGGCCTGAACGACGACGTCGCGGGCCTGGAGAGGTTCACCCGTACGGTCGTCGAGGCGCTGGCCGACCGGGTGGCCGTCCTCAAGCCGCAGTCCGCGTTCTTCGAGCGGTTCGGCTCGCGCGGCATCGCCGTCCTGGAGAAGGCCGTCGAGGAGTCGCGGGCCGCCGGAGCGCTCGTCCTGATGGACGCCAAGCGCGGCGACATCGGGTCCACCATGGGCGCCTACGCGGCGACCTACCTGGACAAGGGCTCACCGCTCTTCTCCGACGCGCTCACCGTTTCGCCGTACCTCGGCTTCGGTTCGCTGCGACCGGCGCTCGACGCGGCCGTCCTCTCCGGTTCGGGCGTCTTCGTCCTCGGCCTCACCTCCAACCCGGAGGGCGCCGAGGTGCAGCGCGCCACCGCCGCCGACGGCCGGTCGCTGGCCCAGTTGATGCTCGACCACGTGGCCGCCGAGAACGAGGGCGCCACGCCGCTCGGCTCGGTCGGCGCGGTGATCGGCGCCACACTCGGGGACGCGGGGGTGAATCTGGCGGTCAACGGACCGCTGCTGGCCCCCGGCATCGGTGCGCAGGGTGCTACCCCGGCCGATCTGCCGGGCGTCTTCGGCGCCGCGGTGGGCAATGTGCTGCCGAGCGTGAGCCGGGGCGTGCTGCGCCACGGACCTGACGCGTCAGGGCTGCGCGAAGCCGCCGATCGGCTCACGGACGAGGTCCGCGTGGCCGTTCCGACAAGCTGACGATGCCACGTAACAGCGTGTCGGCGGAATCCTGACCAAAAATCTCGGTGGTTATGCCTGAAATGTCCTGGTCGGCCAAGGCTGACCAGGACTTTTCGTCTGTTCTCGCTGACTCGGGCGGCCTTGGCCGCTAGTCTCCGTCGAGAGCCAACGTGCACAGGTTGTTCGTTGCTCACCAGGTGTGGGGCGATTAGGTTCCTCACCGGTCCGTATCCGACAGATCGACATCCGAGGTGACGTAGGCGTGGCTCTTCCGCCCCTTACCCCTGAACAGCGCGCAGCCGCGCTCGAAAAGGCCGCCGCGGCTCGCCGGGAGCGGGCCGAGGTCAAGAATCGACTCAAGCACTCCGGCGCCTCCCTCCACGAGGTCATCAAGCAGGGCCAGGAGAACGACGTCATCGGCAAGATGAAGGTCTCCGCCCTTCTCGAGTCCCTGCCGGGCGTGGGCAAGGTCCGCGCCAAGCAGATCATGGAGCGGCTCGGGATCTCCGAGAGCCGCCGGGTCCGGGGTCTCGGCTCCAACCAGATTGCTTCCCTGGAGCGAGAGTTCGGTGGCTCTCCCGCCTGACGTTCTCAGGCACCCCTGAGAACGGGGATAATCGCTCCATGGCTGCAACATCCCGGGGGACGTCCCCCGTACCCCCGGACGCACGTCCGCGGCTGACCGTGCTCTCCGGCCCCTCCGGGGTCGGCAAGAGCACGGTCGTCGCGCACATGCGCAAGGTCCACCCCGAGGTCTGGCTCTCGGTGTCGGCGACGACCCGCAGGCCGCGCCCCGGCGAGCGCAACGGCGTCCACTACTTCTTCGTGGACAACGACGAGTTCGACAAGCTGATCGCCAACGGCGAGCTGCTCGAGTGGGCCGAGTTCGCCGGCAATCGCTACGGCACACCGCGCCGGGCCGTGCTCGAACGCCTGGAGGCGGGCGAACCGGTCCTCCTGGAGATCGACCTCCAGGGCGCGCGACTGGTCCGTCAGTCGATGTCCGACGCGCGGCTGATCTTCCTCGCCCCGCCCAGCTGGGACGAGCTGGTGCGCCGGCTCACCGGCCGCGGGACCGAGGCGCCGGAGGTGATCGAGCGACGACTTGCCGCCGCGAAGGTCGAACTCGCTGCCGAATCCGAGTTCGATACGACGCTGGTCAACACCTCCGTCGAGGACGTGGCACGCGAGCTGCTAGCCTTGATGTTGCAGACTTCCGCCCGCCGTGAGAGCAGCGACTGACGCAGCCGACCCGGATCACCGCCCCGGCGGAATCAGCACTGTCAAAGATCTCTTTGATTTTTACCCCCTTCGGAAGGCAGAGAGTGTCCTCTTCCATCACCACGCCCGAGGGCATCATCAACCCGCCGATTGATGAGCTCCTCGAGGCCACCGACTCGAAGTACAGCCTTGTGATCTACGCCGCCAAGCGCGCGCGCCAGATCAACGCGTACTACTCGCAGCTCGGCGAGGGCCTCCTCGAGTACGTCGGTCCGCTCGTCGACACCCACGTGCACGAGAAGCCGCTGTCGATCGCGCTCCGCGAGATCAACGCGGGCCTGCTGACCTCGGAGGCCATCGAGGGCCCCGCGCAGTAAGCAGGAACTGCACCTTCATCACAGGCCCGGCGGTCACCCGTCGGGCCTGTGGTGTGTCCGGGGCCGTGGGGGCCGCTCGGACGCCGTGAGGCAGCATGGGGGTGTACGTGTCCGAGTACGTACCCGAGTGCGGGGAGACGCAGTGGAGAAGCCGAAGGTCGTCCTGGGGGTCAGCGGGGGCATCGCCGCCTACAAGGCGTGTGAGCTGCTGCGACGGCTGACCGAGTCCGGTCATGACGTACGCGTCGTCCCGACCGCGTCGGCCCTGAACTTCGTGGGCGCCGCGACCTGGTCGGCGCTCTCGGGACACCCCGTGTCGACCGAGGTGTGGAACGACGTCCACGAGGTGCCGCACGTGCGCATCGGCCAGGGTGCCGACCTCGTCGTGGTCGCCCCCGCCACCGCCGACACGCTGGCCAAGGCCGCCCACGGCCTCGCCGACGACCTCCTCACCAACACGCTGCTCACCGCCCGCTGTCCGGTGGTCTTCGCGCCCGCCATGCACACCGAGATGTGGGAGCACCCCGCCACCCAGGAGAACGTCGCCACGCTCCGACGGCGCGGCGCCGTCGTCATCGAGCCCGCCGTCGGCCGGCTCACCGGCGTCGACACCGGCAAGGGCCGGCTGCCCGACCCCGGCGAGATCTTCGAGGTCTGCCGCCGGGTGCTGGCCCGCGGGCCCGTCGAACCCGATCTGGCCGGCCGCCACGTGGTGATCAGCGCGGGCGGTACCCGGGAGCCGCTCGACCCGGTTCGCTACCTCGGCAACCGCTCCTCCGGCAAGCAGGGGTACGCGCTCGCCCGAACCGCGGTCGCCCGCGGCGCCCGCGTCACCCTCATCGAGGCCAACACCGGGATGCCCGATCCCTCCGGCGCCGACGTCGTGCGGGTCGGCACCGCGGTGCAACTGCGTGAGGCCGTGCTGAAGGCCGCGTCCGACGCCGATGTCGTGGTGATGGCGGCCGCGGTCGCCGACTTCCGTCCGGCCGAGTACGCCCAGGGGAAGATCAAGAAGAAGGACGGCCAGGAGCCCGCACCGATCACGCTCGTACGCAATCCCGACATCCTCGCCGAGGTCTCGGCCGAGCGGGCCACGCCGGGCCAGATCGTCGTCGGCTTCGCGGCCGAGACCGACGACGTCCTCGCCAACGGTCGGAAGAAGCTCCGCCGTAAGGGCTGCGATCTCCTGGTCGTCAACGAGGTGGGGGAGCGCAAGACCTTCGGCTCCGAGGAGAACGAAGCGGTGGTGCTCGCGGTCGACGGCGGGGAGACGCCCGTGCCGTACGGCCCCAAGGAAGGGCTCGCCGACACGATCTGGGATCTTGTGTCGGCGCGTTTCGAGTGAATACCCCGTTTCGCCCCTTCCGGGAAACCGGAACCCCCTGAAAATGGGCGTACAGGGTCGTTTCGGGGCGTGATTGTCGTACCGCAGCAAGCAGTGCCGCATGTCACAGAACTTCCAAAGGGCGAGACACGTTGTCCGACAACCGATAGCGACCGATAAACTGGGTCCCGGACCGTGCCGGGCGCAGCTCCCGGACGGTCCGCCAATGATCAGCCAGCAGCCGCTGCAACCCCCAGGGAGCGATGTGTCCCGCCGTCTCTTCACCTCGGAATCTGTCACCGAGGGTCACCCCGACAAGATCGCTGACCAGATCAGCGACACCATTCTCGACGCCCTCCTGCGCGAGGACCCGACTTCGCGCGTCGCCGTCGAGACCTTGATCACCACCGGTCTGGTGCATGTCGCGGGTGAGGTCACGACCAAGGCCTACGCCGACATCCCGACGCTGGTGCGTAACAAGATCCTGGAGATCGGTTACGACTCCTCCAAGAAGGGTTTCGACGGCGCCTCCTGTGGCGTCTCGGTGTCCATCGGCGCACAGTCCCCGGACATCGCGCAGGGCGTCGACACGGCGTACGAGAAGCGCGTCGAGGGCGACGAGGACGAGCTCGACAAGCAGGGCGCGGGCGACCAGGGCCTGATGTTCGGCTACGCCTGCGACGAGACCCCGGAGCTCATGCCGCTCCCGATCTACGTGGCGCACCGCCTCTCGCGCCGGCTCTCCGAGGTCCGCAAGAACGGGACCATCCCGTACCTGCGTCCCGACGGCAAGACGCAGGTCACCATCGAGTACGACGGCGACAAGGCCGTTCGCCTCGACACCGTCGTCGTCTCCTCGCAGCACGCGAGCGACATCGACCTCGACTCGCTGCTCGCCCCCGACATCCGCGAGTTCGTCGTCGAGCACGTCCTCGCGCAGCTGATCGAGGACGGCATCAAGCTGGACACCGATGGTTACCGGCTGCTGGTGAACCCGACCGGCCGCTTCGAGATCGGCGGCCCGATGGGCGACGCCGGCCTGACCGGTCGCAAGATCATCATCGACACGTACGGCGGCATGGCCCGCCACGGCGGCGGCGCGTTCTCGGGCAAGGACCCGTCGAAGGTGGACCGCTCGGCGGCGTACGCGATGCGCTGGGTCGCCAAGAACGTCGTCGCGGCGGGCCTCGCGGCGCGCTGCGAGGTGCAGGTGGCGTACGCGATCGGCAAGGCCGAGCCGGTCGGCCTGTTCGTCGAGACGTTCGGCACCGCCGCCATCGAGACCGAGAAGATCGAGCACGCCATCGGTGAGGTCTTCGACCTCCGCCCGGCCGCGATCATCCGCGACCTCGACCTGCTGCGTCCGATCTACGCCCAGACCGCGGCGTACGGCCACTTCGGCCGCGAGCTTCCCGACTTCACCTGGGAGCGCACGGACCGCGTGGAAGCACTGCGCAAGGCGGCCGGGCTGTAAGCCTGCCGCTCTCGCCCGTACGCCGGGGCCCGGACGCCGAACGCGGTGTCCGGGCCCCGGTGCGTGCGGCCCCGGTGGGCCGGGGAGAACGGTCCCGGGCCGGGGCCGCTGTCAGTGGTGTCTGGTAGGAATTTGGCTGTGAGCAGCGACAACGAGCAGTCCGTGGAGCCCGAGGGCGGGGCGCCGGAGCAGCTTGCGCTCATTCGGGAGACCGTACGGAAGGCGAACGTGCCGCGGGCCAAGCCGCGGACGTGGCGGGGGGCCGCACTCGCCAAGGAGCTGCCCGTCGCCCGGGTGCTGGTCAACAAGGGCGTGCTCCACCTCGACCAGTACTTCGACTACGCCGTGCCGGAAGAGCTCGACGCAGAGGCGCAGCCCGGTGTGCGGGTGCGGGTGCGGTTCGGGGCCGGGGGACGCAACGTCCGCGGCGGGCGCCGTGAGGGCGGTGGGCTCATCGACGGTTTCCTCGTCGAACGGCGTGCCGAGTCGGACTACCCGGGGGCGCTCGCCGCGCTCGCCTATGTCGTATCGCCCGAGCCGGTGCTCGGACCCGAGCTCCTCGCCCTGTCCCGGGCCGTGGCCGACCGGTACGCGGGCAGTCTCGCCGATGTGCTGCAGCTCGCCGTGCCTCCCAGGAACGGACGGGCCGAGTCCAAGCCGTCGCCGGAACCGCTGCCGCCGCCTCCGGCGCCCTCGGCAGGCAGCTGGGAGCGGTACGAGCAGGGGCCCGCGTTCCTGCGGGCACTGGCCGAGGGCGGAGCGCCCCGGGCCGTGTGGACCGCGCTGCCGGGCCCGCACTGGCCGCAGGAGATCGCCAGGGCGGTCGCCGCGACCCTCGCCTCCGGGCGGGGTGCGCTCGTCGTCGTACCGGACGGGCGCACTGCCGGGCGGGTGGACGCCGCGCTCACGGAGGTGCTGGGGGCGGGCCGTCACGCGCTGCTGACCGCAGAGTCCGGGCCCGAGAAGCGGTACCGGGAGTGGCTCGCCGTGCGGCGCGGATCCGTGCGCGCGGTGGTCGGGACGCGGGCCGCCATGTTCGCACCGGTCGCGGATCTGGGCCTGGTGGCCATGTGGGATGACGGCGACTCCAGTCACAGCGACGACAACGCCCCGTTCCCGCATGTCCGGGAGGTCCTGGAGCTGCGGGCCGCGCACGGCCGGTGCGCGTTCCTGCTCGGCGGGACGAACTGCACGGTGGAGGCCGCCCAACTGGTGGAGAGCGGCTGGGCGCTGCCGCTGCGCGCGGATCGGGAACAGCTGCGGACAGCGGCGCCCCTGATCCGTACCGTCGGCGACGGCGAGCTGGCCCGGGACGGGGCGGCCCGGGCGGCGCGGCTGCCCAGCCTCGCCTGGCAGACCGTGCGCGACGGGCTGCGCAGCGGGCCGGTGCTGGTGCAGGTGCCGCGTCGTGGGTACGCGCCCCGGCTGGCCTGCGAGCGCTGCCGCGAGCCCGCCCGGTGCCGGCATTGCGCGGGACCGCTGGAGGCACCGGACCAGCGGGATCTCAACTGCGCCTGGTGCGGCCGGGCCGAAACCGCCTGGCACTGTGTGGCCTGCGGCGCCAACCGGCTGCGGGCCCAGATCGTCGGCGCCCGGCGGACCGCCGAGGAGCTCGGCCGGGCGTTCCCCGCCGTGCCGGTGCGCACGTCCGGGCGCGACCACATCCTCGACTCCGTGCCCGACGTGCCCGCGCTGGTGGTCAGCACCCCCGGCGCCGAGCCCGTCGCAGAGGGCGGCTACGCGGCCGCGCTGCTGCTCGACGGCTGGGCGATGGTCGGTCGTCCGGACCTCAGGGCCGGCGAGGAGGCGCTGCGCCGCTGGACCGCCGCGGCCTCACTGGTACGGGGGCAGCAGGACGGCGGCACGGTGGTGATCGTCGCCGAACCGACGCTGCGGCCGGTCCAGGCGCTGGTGCGCTGGGACCCGGTCGGCCATGCCCGCCGCGAGCTGGCGGAACGCGCCGAGCTGGGCTTCCCGCCGGTGTCCCGGATGGCGTCGGTGACCGGCCCGCCGGAGGCTCTCGCCGCTTTCCTCGCCGCCGCGGAACTGCCGGCGGAGGCGGAGGTGCTCGGCCCGGTCCCGGCGCCGCGCACCGAACCCGGCAGACCGCGCAGACCGTGGGAGGCGCCGATGGGGGAGAGCTGGGAGCGGGCGCTGCTCCGGGTGCCGCCGGGCAGCGGCGCCGCGCTCGCCGCCGCTCTGAAGACGGCCCAGGCGGCGCGGATGGCCCGGGGGAACGGCGACCCGGTACGGATCAGG from Streptomyces sp. NBC_01707 includes the following:
- a CDS encoding quinone-dependent dihydroorotate dehydrogenase yields the protein MYKFFFQLVFKRMDPEQAHYLAFRWIRLAARIPVLRTFVAAALAPRYKELRTEALGLRMHGPFGLAAGFDKNAVAIDGMSMLGFDHIEIGTVTGEPQPGNPKKRLFRLVADRALINRMGFNNEGSAAVAERLATRNPVFRTTVGVNIGKTKVVPETEAVGDYVKSTERLARHADYLVVNVSSPNTPGLRNLQATEALRPLLTAVREAADRTVTDRRVPLLVKIAPDLADEDVDAVADLAVELGLDGIIATNTTIARDGLGLKSSPSLVKETGGLSGAPLKARSLEVLQRLYARVGDEITLVGVGGIETAEDAWQRILAGATLVQGYSAFIYEGPFYARAIHKGLAARLAASPYATLAEAVGADTRKVMK
- the pyrF gene encoding orotidine-5'-phosphate decarboxylase: MTPEPFGARLRHAMDTRGPLCVGIDPHASLLTAWGLNDDVAGLERFTRTVVEALADRVAVLKPQSAFFERFGSRGIAVLEKAVEESRAAGALVLMDAKRGDIGSTMGAYAATYLDKGSPLFSDALTVSPYLGFGSLRPALDAAVLSGSGVFVLGLTSNPEGAEVQRATAADGRSLAQLMLDHVAAENEGATPLGSVGAVIGATLGDAGVNLAVNGPLLAPGIGAQGATPADLPGVFGAAVGNVLPSVSRGVLRHGPDASGLREAADRLTDEVRVAVPTS
- a CDS encoding integration host factor; its protein translation is MALPPLTPEQRAAALEKAAAARRERAEVKNRLKHSGASLHEVIKQGQENDVIGKMKVSALLESLPGVGKVRAKQIMERLGISESRRVRGLGSNQIASLEREFGGSPA
- the gmk gene encoding guanylate kinase encodes the protein MAATSRGTSPVPPDARPRLTVLSGPSGVGKSTVVAHMRKVHPEVWLSVSATTRRPRPGERNGVHYFFVDNDEFDKLIANGELLEWAEFAGNRYGTPRRAVLERLEAGEPVLLEIDLQGARLVRQSMSDARLIFLAPPSWDELVRRLTGRGTEAPEVIERRLAAAKVELAAESEFDTTLVNTSVEDVARELLALMLQTSARRESSD
- the rpoZ gene encoding DNA-directed RNA polymerase subunit omega, which produces MSSSITTPEGIINPPIDELLEATDSKYSLVIYAAKRARQINAYYSQLGEGLLEYVGPLVDTHVHEKPLSIALREINAGLLTSEAIEGPAQ
- the coaBC gene encoding bifunctional phosphopantothenoylcysteine decarboxylase/phosphopantothenate--cysteine ligase CoaBC; this translates as MEKPKVVLGVSGGIAAYKACELLRRLTESGHDVRVVPTASALNFVGAATWSALSGHPVSTEVWNDVHEVPHVRIGQGADLVVVAPATADTLAKAAHGLADDLLTNTLLTARCPVVFAPAMHTEMWEHPATQENVATLRRRGAVVIEPAVGRLTGVDTGKGRLPDPGEIFEVCRRVLARGPVEPDLAGRHVVISAGGTREPLDPVRYLGNRSSGKQGYALARTAVARGARVTLIEANTGMPDPSGADVVRVGTAVQLREAVLKAASDADVVVMAAAVADFRPAEYAQGKIKKKDGQEPAPITLVRNPDILAEVSAERATPGQIVVGFAAETDDVLANGRKKLRRKGCDLLVVNEVGERKTFGSEENEAVVLAVDGGETPVPYGPKEGLADTIWDLVSARFE
- the metK gene encoding methionine adenosyltransferase; protein product: MSRRLFTSESVTEGHPDKIADQISDTILDALLREDPTSRVAVETLITTGLVHVAGEVTTKAYADIPTLVRNKILEIGYDSSKKGFDGASCGVSVSIGAQSPDIAQGVDTAYEKRVEGDEDELDKQGAGDQGLMFGYACDETPELMPLPIYVAHRLSRRLSEVRKNGTIPYLRPDGKTQVTIEYDGDKAVRLDTVVVSSQHASDIDLDSLLAPDIREFVVEHVLAQLIEDGIKLDTDGYRLLVNPTGRFEIGGPMGDAGLTGRKIIIDTYGGMARHGGGAFSGKDPSKVDRSAAYAMRWVAKNVVAAGLAARCEVQVAYAIGKAEPVGLFVETFGTAAIETEKIEHAIGEVFDLRPAAIIRDLDLLRPIYAQTAAYGHFGRELPDFTWERTDRVEALRKAAGL
- a CDS encoding primosomal protein N'; the protein is MSSDNEQSVEPEGGAPEQLALIRETVRKANVPRAKPRTWRGAALAKELPVARVLVNKGVLHLDQYFDYAVPEELDAEAQPGVRVRVRFGAGGRNVRGGRREGGGLIDGFLVERRAESDYPGALAALAYVVSPEPVLGPELLALSRAVADRYAGSLADVLQLAVPPRNGRAESKPSPEPLPPPPAPSAGSWERYEQGPAFLRALAEGGAPRAVWTALPGPHWPQEIARAVAATLASGRGALVVVPDGRTAGRVDAALTEVLGAGRHALLTAESGPEKRYREWLAVRRGSVRAVVGTRAAMFAPVADLGLVAMWDDGDSSHSDDNAPFPHVREVLELRAAHGRCAFLLGGTNCTVEAAQLVESGWALPLRADREQLRTAAPLIRTVGDGELARDGAARAARLPSLAWQTVRDGLRSGPVLVQVPRRGYAPRLACERCREPARCRHCAGPLEAPDQRDLNCAWCGRAETAWHCVACGANRLRAQIVGARRTAEELGRAFPAVPVRTSGRDHILDSVPDVPALVVSTPGAEPVAEGGYAAALLLDGWAMVGRPDLRAGEEALRRWTAAASLVRGQQDGGTVVIVAEPTLRPVQALVRWDPVGHARRELAERAELGFPPVSRMASVTGPPEALAAFLAAAELPAEAEVLGPVPAPRTEPGRPRRPWEAPMGESWERALLRVPPGSGAALAAALKTAQAARMARGNGDPVRIRIDPPDIG